Within Plodia interpunctella isolate USDA-ARS_2022_Savannah chromosome 17, ilPloInte3.2, whole genome shotgun sequence, the genomic segment TTTTTATAACTCCTCGTGATAGCATTTGGATATACTTCATTATTACCTAATTTTAACAGTGTttgataataacttaaatattttttatcagaatGCTCGCGGGCTGAGATCTAAAACCTTAGAAATTCGCCATAACATATTATGCAATGACTTTGATTTAATCGTCATTACGACGGAGTCATGGTTATTCGATGGCGAAATATGTGATGATAGGTATGATGTGTTCCGACTGGACCGCGACTTGAACATCACCGGGAAGTCGACTGGCGGCGGGGTGTTCATCCTCTCGCGTCATTCCCTGGAAGCGACGCGGGGGGAGTTCTCTTCGGCCACGGCCTCCGAGCTTTTGTGGGTGACGGTGCCGGCGCGCTCGTGTGGCGCATCGGTTGACTTACACATTTGCGTCGCTTACATACCTCCTGACAATCGGCTCCCGTcggacattaaaatatttattcagagtGTCACACAGACAATGACACATCAttgtaatgataattatttgttGATAGGCGATTTCAATCTGTATTGCATTGCCTGGGATAACGGTCAACCGACATTTTTACGAAAGGAGCCGATAGAATTACAGAACGCCGGCGTTGAATTGGTTGAGGAACTACAAGTATTAGGATTTtcacaatacaattttataaaaaataagtctaaCAATACCTTAGACCTTGCCTTCTCTAATCTTCCTTTATCTATGACCCGTTGCTCCTCTCCACTCGTGAGGGAAGACCCAGCGCATCCTACCTTCATTCTAGAAATTTTGGACCTCAAGCTTCGACCTTTGGCTGAGGCGTCTGTCCCGAAACGTAACTTTAGAAAAACAGATTATAACTTGATAAATACACATTTGGCTTACTAGCCATTAGAATAGAATTATTATGTAGCAAGGAAAACCAGTCGATACTTCGACTGGTTTTCCTTGCTACATAATAATTCTCTAGACGAGGCAGTCGACAATTTTTACAATGAGATCAATCACTGTATCGATAATTATGTTCCATtaacaaatagaaataaacgTCGCTCTTATCCCGTTTGGTATACCACAGccctaattaaaataattaaagagaAAGCTAAAGTTCATAGCAGATGGAAAAAATATGGTAATAGACTTGATTATGACGAATTCTCTTTGTTACGTAAGCGTGAGCGTCGTGTTCAACAGgaatgttttaaattgtacACATCTCGTTGCGAAGATAATATCAAAGATAATCCCTAGAGCTTTTGGGCATACGCCAAAGCCATTCGTGGCAGTTCGAATTATCCTAAAACTGTAACTCTAGATGGAATTAAATATTCGGAAGGGATAGACATCTGTGGTGCGTTTAacaattatttcaaaagtgTTTTTGGAAGCCCCTCCAATAGTTCTTTACCATCGCTAGATCATTTTGAGGGTATCGaagtaatttcttaaattcaaatttcaaccgTCGAGGTAATGAAGTTGTTAGTGCAAATGGACGGCTCAGGAAGTGATGAAATCCCCCCTTTCTTCTGGAAACAGTGTGCCAAATGTCTTGCTGTTccaatttcaattatattcaaCCGTTCTCTTGGCGAAGGTATCTTTCCTACAAAGTGGAAGTCGGCACACATTATACCTATTCATAAGAAAGGCTCAAAATCTCAAATTGAGAACTATAGAGGAATATCTATTCTCAATCCCTTAGCGAAAATGCTCGAacttattgtttataattctatatacaatacaatctcTCAGTCGTTGCCTAACAATCAGCACGGATTTTTTAAGAAGAATCAACTTGACTTGTTTTACTAACTTTGTGTTAGCCAACATGGACGGCGGAGGCCAGGTTGACGTGATCTACACGGACATGGAGAAAGCCTTTGATCGGGTGGATCACGTGATCCTGCTTGAGAAGCTAGCCGCTTAGGTATTCATGGTAACTTGTTAAGATGGGTGCAATCCTATTTGGCAAACCGTTCGCAAGCAGTTGTGCTTGGGGGATATCGTTCAGATTTCATTTCTGTTTTTACAGGAGTCCCCCAGGGCTCCCATTTAGGCCCGCTGCTTTACAATGCCTACTTGTATGACATTAGCGACTGCTTtaaacattcaaaatatttaatgtacgctgacgatataaaaatctactgtaaagttaacaatattttacactgCCAGTTAATGCAAATGGATCTTGACAACCTTCGCACTTATTACGCCGACAATAAGCTTACCGTCAAAATTAAGAAATGTCAATGCATATCTTTTTCCCGTAAAGCAAAACCCATTGTGTTCAATTACAAACTTGACGGTGTCACTATAGTTAAAACCAAACTAGTTCGTGACTTGGGAGTCCTTTTCGATAATAAGATGGTACTTTCtgatcatataaattatgtcaaGAACAAAGCATTTAAAAAACCTGGGTTTTGTTTTGCGCACCTGCAGTTCCTTTTCCCATATAGCTGCtatcaaaacaatttatgtCGCATATGTTAGGAGCATATTAGAATACGCGAGTCCCATTTGGAGACCAAATGGGACTCGCTCAATATAACGTTTATATCAATCAATTAGAACgaatccaaaaaaaaaaaaatcaatcatcTCAACTATCGTGCCCGAAGACCCCATGAATCATACGAGGATAGCTGCCTTGCGCACGGTTTGCTAACCCTGGCTCAGCGGCGTACTCTCTCTGATATGAGTATTTTGTACGATATAGCAAACAGCCGCTTAGACTGTCCAGATTTGATCTCCAAGATGTGTTTTCGGGCACCTTTGACTCGCACGCGTCAGACATCCCTGTTCTTTACACCACtgtgtaaaacaaagtatGCTCAAAATATGATTACCACGCGAATTTTCCATAAGTACAATACTACATTTGCTAACATTGACCCCTTTGCAAGCTCCAAGGCTAAATTTAGACACCAAGTAATCGACGAGGTACTTAAacaatcataatttaatttattttgtattatattatgttagtaTGCAATAAATCTTCATTGGCATGGGGCATggcaatatattataacaatcaTTTTCATAACTGGTAGGTAAGTATACTTTCCCATTTAACTTCCTTCTgacttcttttgtttttctaaaatattattaagcaGGATTCTGCtcgttacatatttattactcatGTCATTATATAGTCACACTCATTTCTTCACCTGTATCAATCGactatattaatgtaatagtGAGAGAAACCTTTATTGGCcttattattgaataagaatttgtattgtatccATTTGTAAACGCTGTtggtttctttattaaataataaataaccaatTACTTAGGATAGACACATGATCTGCAATTTTCACACATgcactgtattttatttatttcttgaataATAGACTGACATCTTTTTGCAGATCATGTGTCTATATCAGGTAGCATTGAAAGTTCTACAGTCCAGTACACTTTATAAAGTCACTAATATCACtacatagaataaaacaaagttgcctcctgctgtctgtctgtttctaagcatACAGCTTCatatgtaacatatttatatgccgggattttttaaaagataagaGTTCAAGaaaaaggtttaggtgtataatgtattattattattttattttatgcgaaGCTGCTagatcataaaatttataaacaatgtcattttttctttttgttctaGTTAGATGGTTGGATTGCAAGAAATTGGGAAGGTCAATCGTCGAAAATGGGATCTTTCTTGGATCCATTGGCTGACAAAGTGCTGATAGCAACTCTATTTGTATCACTAACTTGGCAAAACTTAATACCACTTAATCTAACGCTGCTCATTGTGGGCAGAGATGTGGCCTTGGTTGCGTCTGCCTTCGTCATTAGATATATGAGTCTGCCGCCACCAGTGAgtattgttgtttattgataaataatgaataatataattgacaTTGTTCAATAACAGTCGACGAAGTTCATCacatatttcttataaataaatatatgtctgtctctctctcatacATTTGCGACCATGACGCCGTGAAGTTCTGGGACCgcgttaaatatatataaacctttGCCGCATACATGCCTTCAACccctttgggaatgctactgATGCTTATCAGCcaacaagattttttaattcttagtggatgtcatacgagtCGCCTTCAATTGGTTCAAGGGGAACCACACAcctattaaataagtaaatgtttAATGGGTGGAGTGAACTCATAATTTCTTGTTTTGTCCTTCAATACTTCTAACTACTCATGTGCTTCtaacagtaaaaaataatgtttttttatgaactGTATTTAGATTAAGTTAACCAACTCTTTATTTTTCCACTTTCCAGAGGACGCTGAGCAGGTATTTCGACGTGACACACGCAACGGCGCAACTTGCACCCACATTCATAAGCAAAGTGAATACAGCAATCCAGCTATTACTAGTGAGTGCTATAACTTTTGTCTTTTAAACCAAACCCACTTCTGCATACTGCCagcaaaattattcatttctgCCATAGCAGAAAGAATAGTCAGCGACAACCGAAATAtggaaaatggaaaaaaaaagttaccgCTTGTTGCTTCACttgtatgaatttaaatttatttaataagaataaatcttatttttatattaatggtTCAACAAAAACGAAAACATGCAATCATGGGTGGAAATTCCGAAATTTCTGTCTTTCTATAACTTTTAGACAAATTtcactataaaatatgtaaggatgtatgtgtggATTTAATGTATctttattactctttcacgcaaaatcaacTGGACCGAATGTTATGTGGTACACcgctagaatataacctggaataacacctaaggtactttttatcatgaAATGCCCACACAGCTAACTGGCTCTCTGCCAGTTTACTTCACGGTTCTGTTGTGATTAGCTTTACTGGTCCATCTGAAGAAAGtgtctatttttttactttgtgtaAAAATCTATTCACTCAGTGCTGCTCCTAGCGGTGCCtatcttaaattaaaatttggttaCAAGTATTGGTTATTTTTCCGACGGCAGTAGTTTTACCATAatgtcataattaattttccagGTGGGGACAACCCTAGCGTCGCCCGTGTTCGGGTACGCGGACCACCCGGCGCTGCACGCGCTGTGCGCGGTCACGGCCGTGTCCACCGTCGTGTCGGCCGTTAGCTACCTAGTTAGTAAGGACACATACAAGTTCTTGAAGAAGTCATGAGACTACACGTGTTCCTTTGTTGCATAATGGCCGCAGTTGTTTAATATCTTATTTTGGTTTATGAAAACGGGGGTTCTTAATAATGGGCATAATGACAGTGACATAATTTGCACTGATATCCCTGGGCCGTATACTTGGTGGTATTGTAGATATGCAACCAAGGATAATAGCAATAAAATGAGTATCTTGTCTCGACGTCTCGGTctcatttgaaatattatcaaGCAGTCTTCCACACTAATTTGTAGCTGAGTGGTGTTTCgaaattgtgtataatgtaaataaagttatacattataaatacatcctcattttttatttctttttatcctAAATAAACCTATGATTATTTAGGAAGACAAATACAGTAGGTTTAAATTGAGTGTGATATACtcagaataaataatacaaagttTGTGACAGCAAACTCCAGGAGTACTGTCTGCGGTGGTAGGACCACGTCTTACGCAGAAGAGGCAAACAAGCTCGatatcgtcaaggatgatatgcgtgccaatggtttgacaactagggatgcacGATCgagcgaagtggagaagaaaatgtaGGAGCCTGGGCTCCGACGGTCGACATCTGGAAGAAACCGAGagaacgctcagatgagagagagtaataagtaatacaatttatgtacaaatggAATCAGTTTATTTTTCGATCTATTCACatgaataaattgtatgtaatttacatGAGAAATActcaagttataaaaatatgtaataaaattacaaaattatacttatattaactGAAAATATATGGTTCATATAATTTCTGTAACTAACAATTTACGATTGATCAGGTAtcaatagaaaaacaaaaatgtattttctagTTACATCGGTATTGAAAATAATGGTTAACTGTtctttttcacataaaaagatctataaaaataataatgtggaATGTCAAACAATTTTAGTGTTTAATTTGTTAGCTTGTTAAGACGGTGTGATTGGTTTTCCGTTTATAGACATAACATTAGCAGATACAATACAACATATAATACACAAACATAAACTTTATACATAACACACAATTTCACTTACGAAAAAAATGAGATTTATTAAAGTACATTATGATTAGGAATCTCAAGTATGGACAGAATGGATGGTGACTTCAAAAGGCACATTCGCAAATCTCAGTTATccatgttaataaattaaacaccaatttaaattatactttcatTATATCATTGTAAGGTATCTCTATTTTT encodes:
- the CLS gene encoding probable cardiolipin synthase (CMP-forming) isoform X2, encoding MKFLSRCVFLRTITSRCANESSGSISNVNIRSFMAITTNRRLALRKPHVFASAVCVYSSDNKKHFFNLEKKTGALKDVLEYKKEQLKDTEHRIRLRGEEIVRDIKQQKEITGQKLREKKEHLIKDILETKAKVKERLEIVVELDGWIARNWEGQSSKMGSFLDPLADKVLIATLFVSLTWQNLIPLNLTLLIVGRDVALVASAFVIRYMSLPPPRTLSRYFDVTHATAQLAPTFISKVNTAIQLLLVGTTLASPVFGYADHPALHALCAVTAVSTVVSAVSYLVSKDTYKFLKKS